ACCAGGTAACCGAGACCGCGAATCGTATCCATATCCACCGTCTCGTCCGTGCGCGCGGCGATCGATTTACCGATCGTTGTGTCTACAATTGCATCGATTGTGTCCTTTCTCTATCGAATGTTGGTCAATCATCAGATGTCGTTAGTGCACGTGTGTTCTTCATTTGATCTCGCATTGCCGCCTCTATTGCTTTGTGCAATGTTAAGGATCTGGAGTGACCATATGAGGAATAGTGGGTGCATGTATATATCATGATCGCCTATGGTAATTGGTACCGTGGGGAATTAGCCTCCAGTTTGCTTGCGTCCGATTCCAATCACATTGTCTCAACATGCATGTAGAAGACAATTTGGTCGCGTAGGAGTAGGGTGACTCCAAACTCTACTAGTGGCTGTGGTCTGTGTCGATCAACTTCAAAGAAAATATTACCGGACTGAACAATCAAAGCGCATGTGCAGCGAACGGGACACCGCACGGGAAGAATTTCGGGACTGGATTAAAAAATTAACCTCACTGCAAACCAAAGCTGGGCCTGCATTGTCAGGGTTAGAGCAGTTTCTTGATCGAGTGAAGGCTGTTTTCCCCCTCTTATTAATGAAATGTGGGGTGATCTTCCCAAACCCACCGAGCACCGAGTATCTTCTTTTTTTAAAAGCTCTTGTTGCAGATAGTTGGTATGGTTTTCTGGTGAATGCAGTCCTAGAAATGTCTGCAAATTTGATTAGTTCCTGAATTTCAGATAATCCattttgtggaaagtggaatttcCCGCATGCATGTCATATATTATGCTTGACAGAATGTAGTATGTTAGTAATTTGCTTCTTACGCCTTTTGTCACATGTGTACTTGGTCCAGGCAACGATTGGCATTGACTTTCTGTCAAAAACAATGTATCTAGAAGACCGAACTGTACGTTTACAACTCTGGTAAGTATCAATCTTTGGTTTGTCCCTAATTCATATACGAGCGTAGTTGGTTCAGTCATAGTGATGTTTAAATGATTAAATCAGTACTACTTCGTGATGCTCACAGAAGAAAAGGAATCAAATATGAAATTACTTAGTCACTGCATCTATTCACATTACTATTTGAGTTTTGGTAGCTTTGTTAGTTCATTTTCTTGGAGAACAGTTAGCATTTCATTGTTCTTGCTGTCAGGGATACTGCAGGACAGGAGAGGTTTAGGAGTCTTATTCCAAGCTACATCAGGGACTCTTCTGTTGCGGTGGTTGTTTATGATGTATCCAGTGAGTCACTCAAAAACCTTGTATAGTTGTAATCATTGCATGACACCAGCTGGTCCGATCTTTCCTGGTTCCAGACTTCCGGTGAACAATGTTATGCATACCGGACCACATTTTGAACACCGAGTATCATTAAATGTCATTTTGGAAAAACAACAATCAAACAACTTTATGGTGAAGTACAGTTACATTTTAATTCTAGTGAAGGGAAAAAGACATCGGCTCCTTTTCGGTTACCATTGCAGATAGACATTGGTTCTTGTCCAGTTTTCTTCTATGAATAGGTATAGTCACTGAAATGTTTATCCATACAGATAGACAGTCCTTCCTGAACACCTCAAAGTGGATCGATGAAGTGCGCACCGAGAGAGGTGGCGATGTGATAATCGTGCTCGTTGGCAACAAAACTGATCTTGTCGACAAGAGGTCAGCATCGTGATTTGAGCTCTCAAGTTTCTTTGTAGGCTAGATTCAGAGAAATATACAGATGGTGCTACTGCTAGCTTGCAAGCTCGTGATCATTTCGCCTTGTTCTACGCAGACAAGTGTCCACAGAAGAAGGAGAGAGCAAGGCAAAAGAATTGAATGTCATGTTCATCGAGACCAGCGCGAAAGCCGGCTTCAACATCAAGGTCAGATTCAAATGTCGAGCACGCCATTTGTCTCCAACGAGACAACGATGTAGATGCTTAGACTCTTTGATGTGCCATGTTGTGCACATTTGAACCTTATCAATTCTTCCTCATATGTGTAGCCGTTGTTCCGCAAGATCGCTGCAGCCCTGCCAGGAATGGAGACATTGTCAGCAAAGCAGGAGGACATGGTGGATGTCAACCTGAAGTCGACTTCTAGCCAGTCCAACTCGCAACAACAGGAGGGAAGTGGATGCGCCTGCTAGAAGTGTGTTAGCTTCACGCATACTTTCACTTGAAGAGCGTGTGTCGGTAACTGTTGTATAAGCAGTTACATATTTCACTAGTGTTACTACTTACTATCCTTAATTCTCTGATGCTTCTGTAGTGAGGCTCACATCGTTTTCTCATTTTCCATCTTGATTTTGTATGTTGCGGCAAAAGACCAGAAATAACAACATTTTGAATCACACCGGGTCTTTTGTTTCGAAATAACAATTAGTTATCGGAAAACTTCAACAGGAGATATTCTCCCTAACAACACAAAAATCAAGAGCTTATAATTTACCCAGAAGACATACCTCACTGCTCCAAGTATATTTTTAAATTGTGCATCTTCAGCCAATGCCATGGTTTTCAAGTTGTCCGACTTGCTGGTCATTTTGGTTGGGTGATCAACGATTAATCACGAATAGGATGTTAACTAGGATGGCTAGTCAATCCTGGTCGTTGTTGACACACTCATGCCAAGA
This portion of the Zea mays cultivar B73 chromosome 2, Zm-B73-REFERENCE-NAM-5.0, whole genome shotgun sequence genome encodes:
- the LOC103647867 gene encoding ras-related protein RABH1b; this encodes MAPAVVSALAKYKLVFLGDQSVGKTSIITRFMYDKFDTTYQATIGIDFLSKTMYLEDRTVRLQLWDTAGQERFRSLIPSYIRDSSVAVVVYDVSNRQSFLNTSKWIDEVRTERGGDVIIVLVGNKTDLVDKRQVSTEEGESKAKELNVMFIETSAKAGFNIKPLFRKIAAALPGMETLSAKQEDMVDVNLKSTSSQSNSQQQEGSGCAC